In the Ilumatobacteraceae bacterium genome, one interval contains:
- a CDS encoding cation:proton antiporter, whose translation MGRRRMGAYPLLLAVLGIAVLGAAVLPNAIARLPVSLPIVIVGIGMLIFSLPLSLDGPRPYADDVAAERLTEFVVIVSLMGAGLKLRRSPGWRSWATTWRLLAVTMPLTVVAIAVLAGSVIGLPVATAILLGAVLAPTDPVLASEVQLAGPGADGDADDADDEVRFALTSEAGLNDGLAFPITNLAIAIAAGGSWFVGWVIDDVVVKLSVGLLTGVVLGRLIGWAMFNRRSQYALARTQQGFVALGATLAVYGICELVHGYGFLAVFVAAVVIRRSELDHDYHERLHEFAETLEQLASILFLLLLGGAAVDGALRSLTPAGFALAVAIVIVVRPLAGWIGLIGSPHGAAARSAIAFFGIRGMGTIYYLAHAVNEERFPAASVVWAIAVMTILVSIVVHGVAATPVLARLDARRHPDTALESAV comes from the coding sequence GGGATCGGCATGCTGATCTTCTCGCTGCCCCTGTCGCTCGACGGGCCACGCCCGTATGCCGACGATGTGGCCGCCGAGCGCCTCACCGAGTTCGTCGTGATCGTGTCGCTCATGGGTGCGGGTCTGAAACTGCGCCGCTCCCCCGGGTGGCGGTCCTGGGCCACGACGTGGCGGCTCCTGGCAGTGACGATGCCGCTCACGGTCGTGGCGATCGCCGTACTGGCCGGCAGCGTGATCGGCCTGCCGGTCGCCACGGCGATCCTGCTCGGCGCGGTGCTCGCCCCCACCGACCCGGTGCTCGCGTCCGAGGTCCAACTGGCTGGACCCGGCGCCGACGGCGATGCCGACGACGCCGACGACGAGGTCCGCTTCGCGCTCACCTCGGAGGCCGGATTGAACGATGGCCTCGCGTTCCCGATCACGAACCTCGCGATCGCGATCGCCGCCGGCGGCAGCTGGTTCGTGGGGTGGGTCATCGACGATGTCGTCGTCAAACTGTCGGTCGGCCTGCTGACCGGCGTGGTGCTCGGCCGGTTGATCGGTTGGGCGATGTTCAACCGCCGGTCGCAGTACGCGCTCGCCCGCACGCAACAGGGTTTCGTCGCGCTCGGGGCGACACTCGCCGTGTACGGCATCTGTGAGTTGGTGCACGGCTACGGATTCCTGGCGGTGTTCGTCGCTGCCGTCGTGATCCGCCGTTCCGAACTCGACCACGACTACCACGAACGTCTCCACGAGTTCGCTGAGACCCTCGAGCAGCTGGCGTCCATCCTGTTCCTGCTCCTCCTCGGCGGTGCTGCGGTCGACGGTGCGCTGAGGTCGCTGACGCCGGCCGGATTCGCCCTCGCGGTCGCGATCGTGATCGTCGTTCGCCCGCTGGCCGGCTGGATCGGACTCATCGGAAGCCCGCACGGCGCCGCCGCCCGGAGCGCCATCGCGTTCTTCGGCATCCGCGGCATGGGCACGATCTACTACCTCGCCCACGCGGTCAACGAGGAGCGATTCCCGGCTGCGAGCGTCGTGTGGGCGATCGCGGTGATGACCATCCTTGTCTCGATCGTCGTGCACGGCGTCGCTGCCACCCCGGTTCTCGCTCGCCTCGACGCACGACGCCACCCGGACACCGCCCTCGAATCCGCCGTCTGA